In one Pseudomonas sp. Bout1 genomic region, the following are encoded:
- a CDS encoding histone deacetylase: MPLPLIYHDDYSPEFPADHRFPMDKFRLLRDHLVESGLTRDSQLLRPQLCPAEILALAHEPGYIERYMSGELSREDQRRLGLPWSEALARRTVRAVGGSLLAAEQALEHGLACHLAGGTHHAHYDYPAGFCIFNDLAVISRYLLASGRVNRVLIFDCDVHQGDGTARILHDTPDAITVSLHCEKNFPARKAESDWDIPLPMGMGDADYLKVVDDALNYLLPLYQPDLVLYDAGVDVHKDDALGYLKLTDEGVAARDESVMRHCLGRDIPVVGVIGGGYSKDRPALARRHGILHHSAQRVWTSSGCH, translated from the coding sequence ATGCCCTTGCCACTGATCTACCACGACGACTACAGCCCCGAGTTCCCGGCGGACCACCGCTTCCCCATGGATAAATTCCGCCTGTTGCGTGACCACCTGGTGGAGAGCGGCCTGACCCGGGACAGCCAATTGCTGCGCCCGCAACTGTGCCCCGCCGAGATTCTGGCCCTGGCCCATGAACCTGGGTATATCGAACGCTACATGAGTGGCGAGTTGTCTCGCGAAGACCAGCGGCGCCTTGGCCTGCCCTGGAGCGAAGCCCTGGCCCGGCGCACCGTACGCGCGGTGGGCGGCTCGCTGCTGGCTGCCGAACAGGCGCTGGAACACGGCCTGGCCTGCCACCTGGCCGGCGGCACCCATCACGCCCACTACGACTACCCGGCGGGTTTCTGCATCTTCAATGACCTGGCGGTGATCAGCCGCTACCTGCTGGCAAGCGGGCGGGTCAACCGAGTGCTGATCTTCGACTGCGATGTGCACCAGGGCGACGGCACCGCGCGCATCCTGCACGACACACCGGACGCAATCACCGTGTCCCTGCACTGCGAAAAGAACTTCCCCGCCCGCAAGGCCGAAAGCGACTGGGACATCCCGCTGCCGATGGGCATGGGCGACGCGGATTACCTCAAGGTGGTGGACGATGCCCTCAACTACCTTCTGCCGCTGTATCAGCCCGACCTGGTGCTGTACGACGCGGGCGTGGATGTGCACAAGGATGACGCCCTCGGCTACCTCAAGCTGACAGACGAAGGCGTGGCTGCCCGTGACGAAAGCGTGATGCGTCACTGCCTGGGCCGCGATATCCCGGTGGTCGGCGTGATCGGCGGTGGCTATAGCAAGGACCGCCCGGCCCTGGCCCGTCGCCACGGGATCCTGCACCACAGTGCGCAGCGCGTCTGGACGTCATCAGGCTGTCATTGA
- a CDS encoding TIGR03862 family flavoprotein produces MPQTQTSPHVIIIGGGPAGLMAAEVLSQAGVRVDLYDGMPSVGRKFLLAGVGGMNITHSEPYPAFLSRYAERAPFMAPLLRQFGADALCEWIHGLGIETFVGSSGRVFPTDMKAAPLLRAWLKRLRDQGVVIHTRHRWLGWHADGSLLIHSPEGDKSVRGDAVLLALGGGSWSRLGSDGAWLKLLEDEGVPYAALQPSNCGFEVSAWSELMVSKFAGAPLKNVAIGLADDKPRLGECVITATGIEGSLIYALSAPIREAINRDGSATVHIDLLPSKPLDKVIAALGKPRGSRSMSKHLHSQLGLDGVKAALLRELTPAEHFNDPAQLAVDIKALPLRLVKTRPIDEAISTAGGVPFEVLDERLMIKQLPGVFCAGEMLDWEAPTGGYLLTGCFASGQVAGRGVLEWLNAN; encoded by the coding sequence ATGCCCCAGACTCAAACCTCACCTCACGTCATCATCATCGGCGGCGGCCCCGCCGGGCTGATGGCCGCCGAAGTGTTGAGCCAGGCCGGGGTGCGAGTCGACCTGTACGACGGCATGCCGTCGGTGGGCCGCAAGTTCCTGCTGGCGGGCGTGGGCGGCATGAACATCACCCATTCCGAACCTTACCCGGCGTTTCTGTCGCGCTATGCCGAGCGGGCGCCGTTCATGGCGCCGTTGCTGCGTCAGTTCGGTGCCGACGCGTTGTGCGAATGGATACACGGGCTGGGGATTGAAACCTTTGTCGGCAGCTCCGGCCGGGTATTTCCTACCGACATGAAAGCCGCCCCGCTGCTGCGCGCCTGGCTCAAGCGCCTGCGGGACCAGGGCGTAGTTATCCACACCCGCCATCGCTGGCTGGGCTGGCATGCCGACGGCAGTCTGCTTATCCACAGCCCCGAAGGCGACAAAAGCGTACGCGGTGATGCGGTGCTGCTGGCGTTGGGCGGCGGCAGTTGGTCACGGCTGGGCTCGGACGGGGCCTGGCTGAAGCTGCTGGAAGACGAAGGCGTGCCGTATGCGGCGCTGCAACCGAGCAATTGTGGCTTCGAGGTGTCGGCCTGGAGCGAGTTGATGGTCAGCAAATTCGCCGGGGCACCGTTGAAAAACGTCGCCATCGGGTTGGCGGACGATAAACCCAGGTTGGGTGAATGCGTGATCACCGCCACGGGTATCGAAGGCAGCCTGATCTACGCGTTGTCGGCGCCGATTCGTGAGGCGATCAACCGGGATGGTTCGGCCACGGTGCATATCGACCTGCTGCCCAGCAAGCCGCTGGACAAGGTGATTGCGGCGCTGGGCAAGCCACGCGGGTCACGCTCGATGAGCAAGCATTTGCACAGTCAGTTGGGATTGGATGGGGTAAAGGCGGCGCTGTTGCGGGAGTTGACGCCGGCCGAGCATTTCAATGATCCGGCGCAGTTGGCGGTGGATATCAAGGCGCTGCCTTTGAGGCTGGTTAAAACCCGACCGATCGATGAAGCCATCAGTACAGCGGGCGGTGTGCCGTTTGAAGTGCTGGATGAACGGCTGATGATCAAGCAACTACCGGGCGTATTTTGCGCGGGCGAGATGCTGGATTGGGAAGCACCCACGGGCGGGTATTTGCTGACGGGGTGTTTTGCCAGCGGGCAGGTCGCCGGGCGTGGTGTATTGGAATGGTTGAACGCCAACTGA
- a CDS encoding DEAD/DEAH box helicase: MTFATLGLIEPLLRALETLGYQTPTPVQAQAIPAVLAGRDLMAAAQTGTGKTAGFAVPLLQLLTMEGPKVSANSVRALILCPTRELAEQVHASVAEYAQNLPLTTYAVYGGVSINPQMMKLRKGVDVLVATPGRLIDLFRQNALKLNQLQTLVLDEADRMLDLGFSEELANIYRMLPKKRQTLLFSATFSDEIRQLAGQMLIDPLTVEVSPRNVAANTVKQWVVPVDKKRKAELFVHLMRKGRWKQVLVFAKTRNGVDALVEKLQGLGINADGIHGDKPQATRQRALDRFKSSDVQILVATDVAARGLDIEDLPLVVNFDLPIVAEDYIHRIGRTGRAGNTGEAISLVCADEVNMLSAIEMLTRQTLTRNMEQDFEPEHRVPDTDATGQVVKKPKKPKKPKASGGGKRNLGKWVESGEVSVAEPSIKPVRKVPAFNTGPRKKK, from the coding sequence ATGACTTTCGCCACACTTGGCCTGATCGAACCCTTGCTGCGCGCCCTTGAGACGCTTGGCTACCAGACCCCGACGCCGGTGCAGGCGCAAGCCATTCCGGCGGTACTGGCCGGTCGCGACCTGATGGCTGCGGCCCAGACCGGCACCGGCAAAACCGCCGGTTTCGCCGTGCCGCTGCTGCAACTGCTGACCATGGAAGGGCCGAAAGTCAGCGCCAACTCGGTGCGTGCGCTGATCCTGTGCCCGACCCGCGAGCTGGCCGAGCAGGTTCACGCCAGCGTCGCCGAGTACGCGCAAAACTTGCCGCTGACCACTTACGCCGTGTACGGCGGCGTGAGCATCAACCCGCAGATGATGAAGCTGCGCAAGGGCGTTGATGTGCTGGTCGCCACCCCTGGCCGCCTGATCGACCTGTTCCGCCAGAACGCGCTGAAGCTCAACCAGCTGCAAACCCTGGTGCTGGATGAAGCCGACCGCATGCTCGACCTGGGCTTCTCCGAAGAACTGGCGAACATTTACCGCATGTTGCCGAAAAAGCGCCAGACCCTGCTGTTCTCCGCAACCTTCTCCGACGAAATCCGCCAGTTGGCCGGGCAGATGCTGATTGACCCGCTGACCGTCGAAGTCAGCCCGCGCAACGTCGCCGCCAACACCGTCAAGCAATGGGTGGTGCCGGTGGACAAGAAGCGCAAGGCGGAGCTGTTTGTGCACCTGATGCGCAAGGGCCGCTGGAAGCAGGTGCTGGTGTTCGCCAAGACTCGAAACGGCGTGGACGCGCTGGTCGAAAAACTCCAGGGCCTGGGCATCAATGCCGACGGGATTCACGGCGACAAGCCACAAGCGACTCGCCAGCGCGCGCTGGATCGCTTCAAGAGCAGCGACGTGCAGATCCTGGTGGCTACTGACGTGGCAGCCCGTGGCCTGGACATCGAAGACTTGCCGCTGGTGGTCAACTTTGACCTGCCGATCGTGGCCGAGGATTACATTCACCGCATCGGCCGTACCGGGCGTGCGGGCAACACCGGTGAGGCGATTTCCCTGGTGTGTGCCGATGAGGTGAACATGCTGTCGGCCATTGAGATGCTGACCCGTCAGACGTTGACCCGGAATATGGAGCAGGATTTTGAACCGGAGCATCGCGTGCCGGATACCGATGCCACGGGGCAGGTGGTGAAGAAGCCGAAAAAGCCGAAGAAACCCAAGGCCTCCGGTGGCGGCAAGCGCAACCTGGGCAAGTGGGTGGAAAGTGGTGAGGTATCGGTGGCAGAGCCTTCGATCAAGCCGGTGCGCAAGGTGCCTGCGTTCAATACCGGGCCGCGCAAAAAGAAATAA
- the yedA gene encoding drug/metabolite exporter YedA, producing the protein MPGPRRFPLPLIAAFFALYVIWGSTYLVIRIGVEYWPPLLLAGIRFMTAGALMYAFLRWRGAPAPTWVQWKAAAKIGILLLTFGNGAVSVAEHTGVASGVAALAVATVPLFTLLCGYFWGARNTRLEWAGVVLGIIGIAMLNMGSNLQSSPSGAALLIFAAAAWAFGSVWSKHLPLPQGAMASAAEMLIAGAVLLVLSAVSGEHLQAMPPLEGWLALAYLTVFGSIIAFNAYMYLLKHVRPAAATSYAYVNPAVAVLLGIVFVGETIGTEEALAMLVIISAVLLISLPQWRKPKPVLG; encoded by the coding sequence ATGCCTGGCCCACGTCGCTTTCCCTTACCGTTGATCGCTGCCTTTTTTGCGTTGTACGTGATCTGGGGGTCTACCTACCTGGTGATTCGCATTGGCGTGGAGTACTGGCCGCCGTTGTTGCTGGCGGGGATTCGCTTCATGACGGCGGGCGCGCTGATGTATGCCTTCCTGCGCTGGCGCGGGGCGCCGGCGCCGACCTGGGTGCAGTGGAAGGCCGCCGCCAAGATCGGCATTTTGCTGCTGACCTTCGGTAACGGCGCGGTCAGTGTGGCCGAACATACGGGTGTGGCTTCCGGGGTTGCCGCGTTGGCGGTGGCGACCGTGCCGTTGTTTACCCTGCTCTGCGGCTATTTCTGGGGCGCGCGTAATACCCGCCTGGAATGGGCCGGGGTAGTGCTGGGGATTATCGGCATCGCCATGCTCAATATGGGCTCCAACCTGCAGTCGAGCCCGAGCGGCGCAGCCTTGCTGATTTTTGCGGCGGCGGCCTGGGCCTTTGGGTCGGTGTGGAGCAAGCACTTGCCGCTGCCCCAGGGCGCCATGGCCAGCGCGGCGGAGATGCTGATCGCAGGTGCGGTGCTGCTGGTGCTCAGTGCCGTCAGTGGCGAACACCTGCAGGCCATGCCGCCGCTGGAAGGCTGGCTGGCCCTGGCGTACTTGACCGTGTTCGGTTCGATTATCGCCTTCAATGCCTATATGTACCTGCTCAAGCATGTGCGCCCGGCCGCAGCCACCAGCTATGCCTACGTCAACCCGGCGGTGGCGGTGTTGCTCGGCATCGTGTTTGTGGGCGAGACCATCGGCACGGAAGAAGCCCTGGCGATGTTGGTGATCATCAGCGCGGTGCTGCTGATCAGCCTGCCACAGTGGCGAAAGCCGAAACCGGTTTTAGGGTAA
- a CDS encoding Lrp/AsnC family transcriptional regulator, whose product MDKYDRMLLSALLDDGRASYAQLARTVNLSAPAVAERVAKLEASGVITGYQAKVDLSKVGLPIQCVIELRLTNHGSQKVYDALAEIPELTECHRVTGDPCVIMQAAVGSMPELESLINRVAKFGFSKTSIILSSAIERRVPLGQLEGNGRSGG is encoded by the coding sequence ATGGACAAATACGACCGCATGCTTCTCAGCGCCCTGCTGGACGACGGCCGCGCGTCCTACGCGCAATTGGCGCGCACGGTGAACCTGTCGGCACCTGCCGTGGCCGAGCGAGTGGCGAAGCTGGAAGCCAGCGGGGTGATTACCGGGTACCAGGCCAAGGTCGACCTGTCGAAGGTGGGGTTGCCGATCCAGTGCGTGATTGAGTTGCGCCTGACCAATCATGGGAGCCAGAAGGTTTACGACGCGCTGGCGGAAATTCCGGAGTTGACCGAATGCCATCGGGTGACCGGGGATCCGTGCGTGATCATGCAGGCGGCGGTGGGTTCGATGCCGGAGCTGGAGAGCCTGATTAACCGGGTGGCGAAGTTCGGGTTCAGCAAGACCTCGATCATCTTGTCGAGCGCGATAGAGCGGCGGGTGCCGTTGGGGCAGTTGGAAGGGAATGGGAGGAGTGGTGGGTGA
- a CDS encoding PolC-type DNA polymerase III: protein MERIAVIDFETTGIQPSSSCRATEIAVVILEQGQIVDRYQSLMNAGVRVPGFIEQLTGISNAMLRTAPSAERVMNEVNEFVGTTPLLAHNAAFDQKFWDFELGLIRRTRLQKFACSLLLARRLMPAAPNHKLGTLTSFAQLPHTGKAHRAMADAEMAANLTAHLAQELRRTHGLRELSHELLCSLQKVPAAKINDHLKKHRGF from the coding sequence TTGGAACGTATAGCGGTCATCGACTTTGAAACCACCGGCATCCAGCCGAGCAGCAGCTGCCGGGCCACGGAAATCGCCGTGGTCATCCTAGAGCAGGGCCAGATCGTGGACCGCTACCAGAGCCTGATGAACGCCGGCGTGCGCGTGCCGGGGTTTATCGAGCAACTGACCGGCATCAGCAACGCCATGCTGCGCACCGCGCCGTCGGCGGAGCGAGTGATGAACGAGGTGAACGAGTTTGTCGGCACCACGCCGTTGCTGGCGCACAACGCCGCGTTTGACCAGAAATTCTGGGATTTCGAGCTGGGGTTGATCCGACGTACCCGTTTGCAGAAGTTTGCCTGTTCGCTGTTATTGGCGCGGCGCTTGATGCCGGCGGCGCCGAATCACAAGCTGGGCACGCTGACCTCATTTGCCCAACTGCCCCACACCGGCAAAGCTCACCGGGCGATGGCGGATGCGGAGATGGCGGCGAACCTGACCGCTCACCTGGCCCAGGAACTGCGCCGCACCCATGGGTTGCGGGAGTTGTCACACGAATTGCTGTGCAGCTTGCAGAAGGTTCCGGCGGCGAAGATCAATGATCACCTGAAGAAGCATCGCGGGTTCTGA
- a CDS encoding NYN domain-containing protein yields MKKIAVFADVQNLYYTVRQAYGCHFNYAALWADISQRGQIVEAYAYAIDRGDSKQQQFQQILRNLGFTVKLKPYIQRSDGSAKGDWDVGITIDIMDAAAHVDEVVLASGDGDFDMLLDRIIHKHGVEAVAYGVPGLTANSLIRAASRYVPIEGALLLK; encoded by the coding sequence GTGAAAAAGATAGCCGTGTTCGCCGACGTACAAAACCTCTACTACACCGTGCGCCAGGCGTACGGCTGTCACTTCAACTACGCCGCCCTGTGGGCTGACATCAGCCAGCGCGGGCAGATTGTCGAAGCGTACGCCTATGCCATCGACCGTGGCGACAGCAAGCAGCAGCAATTCCAGCAGATCCTGCGCAACCTCGGTTTTACCGTGAAGCTCAAGCCCTACATCCAGCGCAGCGACGGCTCGGCCAAGGGCGACTGGGACGTGGGCATCACCATCGACATCATGGACGCCGCCGCCCATGTCGACGAAGTGGTGCTGGCCTCCGGCGACGGTGATTTCGACATGCTGCTGGACCGCATCATCCACAAGCACGGCGTCGAAGCCGTGGCCTACGGCGTACCGGGGCTGACGGCCAACTCATTGATACGCGCCGCCAGCCGCTACGTGCCGATCGAAGGCGCGTTGTTGCTTAAATAG
- a CDS encoding DUF2076 domain-containing protein, translating to MNSEEQTLIDGLFSRLQQAETDSAPRDAQAEARIKEHVTRQPAAAYYMTQSILVQEHAIKSLDAQNKQQAEQIQQLQDQLQQAKSQAAQPAPSSGGFLSSIFGGGSRDPQPTQSAPAPSGGGWREPARPSFGGQPAPQLNYGAPQQNYQQPQQAPAAPIGSGFLGGALKTAAGVAGGVMLAEGISSLFSHNSQQPQVVEEIIREEPAPASDNSNWGNDDQKFAGNDSWGSDNSSDSFADNDYSDDSSSFGDDDSFV from the coding sequence ATGAACAGCGAAGAGCAAACCCTGATCGACGGACTGTTTTCACGGTTGCAGCAAGCCGAAACGGACTCAGCCCCCCGCGACGCCCAGGCCGAAGCGCGGATCAAGGAACACGTCACTCGCCAACCGGCCGCTGCGTACTACATGACCCAGTCGATTCTGGTGCAAGAGCATGCGATCAAGAGCCTTGATGCGCAGAACAAGCAGCAGGCCGAGCAGATCCAGCAATTGCAGGACCAACTGCAACAGGCCAAGTCCCAGGCGGCGCAGCCTGCACCGAGCAGTGGCGGTTTCCTGTCGAGCATCTTTGGCGGCGGCTCCCGCGACCCACAACCCACCCAGAGCGCACCTGCGCCGTCGGGCGGTGGCTGGCGTGAGCCGGCGCGTCCGTCGTTTGGCGGGCAACCTGCACCGCAGCTGAACTATGGCGCCCCGCAGCAGAATTACCAGCAGCCACAACAGGCACCCGCAGCGCCAATCGGCAGCGGCTTCCTTGGCGGCGCACTGAAAACCGCAGCCGGCGTGGCCGGTGGTGTGATGCTGGCAGAAGGCATCAGCAGCCTGTTCAGCCACAACTCGCAACAGCCGCAAGTGGTTGAAGAAATTATCCGCGAAGAGCCGGCCCCGGCGAGCGACAACAGCAACTGGGGCAACGACGACCAGAAATTCGCCGGCAATGACAGCTGGGGCAGCGACAACTCATCTGACAGCTTCGCCGACAACGACTATTCCGACGACTCCTCCTCCTTTGGCGACGACGATTCCTTCGTCTGA
- a CDS encoding YciC family protein yields the protein MNPLDVLRDSFFFFKRNLGAIVQLCLPLVILEALLQQVLDHTLGPDAFPGYSVIVGLLVYPLYTGALILFLDARTRGESPRTLDVLAMALSLWPRFALLTAVSTLLILLGLSLYFLPGLWLMVVLAFAEYLLVLRGMSALSAMKESLRLTRGHFWRILVCLLCVMTPLWLLKGASVAVYPDPNPLLGLLIDSAQSFLQLFTSVVLFRLFMLIGGDADAR from the coding sequence ATGAATCCGTTAGACGTACTGCGCGACTCCTTCTTCTTTTTCAAGCGCAACCTGGGCGCCATCGTGCAGTTGTGCCTGCCATTGGTGATTCTCGAAGCGCTGCTGCAACAGGTGCTCGACCACACCCTCGGCCCTGACGCGTTTCCCGGTTACAGCGTGATCGTCGGGCTGCTGGTGTATCCGCTGTACACCGGCGCGCTGATCCTGTTCCTCGACGCCCGTACTCGTGGCGAATCGCCGCGCACCCTGGACGTGCTCGCCATGGCCTTGAGCCTGTGGCCGCGGTTTGCCTTGCTGACGGCGGTCAGCACGCTGCTGATCCTGCTGGGCCTGTCGCTGTATTTCCTGCCGGGCCTGTGGCTGATGGTGGTGCTGGCCTTCGCCGAGTACCTGCTGGTGCTGCGCGGCATGTCGGCGCTGTCGGCCATGAAAGAAAGCCTGCGCCTGACCCGGGGGCACTTCTGGCGCATCCTCGTGTGCCTGCTGTGCGTGATGACCCCGCTGTGGCTGCTCAAAGGTGCCAGTGTGGCGGTCTACCCAGACCCGAATCCGCTGCTGGGCCTGCTGATCGACAGCGCACAAAGCTTCCTGCAATTGTTCACAAGCGTGGTGTTGTTCCGCCTGTTCATGTTGATTGGTGGCGACGCCGACGCGCGGTGA
- a CDS encoding endonuclease/exonuclease/phosphatase family protein — MTRLLRITLLGLLMLAALLTGLIYSLTWRPDAKETLPIRCVAPRAPTLSPGQALKVMTWNVQYLAGKNYVFWYDTPDGSGPDDRPTVEDMAASLDEVTRVIRDEQPDILLLQEVDEGAKPSSYQDQLALLQERLADLYPCSAQAFDWKADFVPDLHIFGSVGRKLVTMSRYQIEHAERLQLPVARTNLISRQFQAKPALLLTYLPLSDGGQLAVLNTRLDGTAPGHNAVLEQVQATVKLVDKFESRGTPWLMGGDFNLLPLGQFLRLDAGKRGQYSPDSELHLLWEKYPMIPSNSQSSGIDRDQWLTYFPNDPTVEGPDRTLDYLFYSSRIKKVESKVRQSDTVRISNHLPVIARFLLPAAQ; from the coding sequence ATGACCCGATTACTGCGCATTACCTTGCTGGGCCTGCTGATGCTTGCGGCCCTGCTGACCGGCTTGATCTACAGCCTGACCTGGCGCCCTGACGCCAAGGAAACCCTGCCCATCCGCTGCGTCGCGCCCCGAGCGCCGACCCTGTCGCCGGGCCAGGCCCTCAAGGTGATGACCTGGAACGTGCAGTACCTGGCGGGCAAGAACTACGTGTTCTGGTACGACACCCCGGACGGCAGCGGCCCGGACGACCGCCCCACCGTTGAAGACATGGCCGCAAGCCTCGACGAAGTGACGCGGGTGATCCGCGACGAGCAGCCAGACATCCTGCTGTTGCAGGAAGTCGACGAAGGCGCCAAGCCTTCCAGCTACCAGGACCAACTGGCCTTGCTCCAGGAGCGCCTGGCCGACCTGTACCCGTGCAGCGCCCAGGCATTCGACTGGAAAGCCGACTTCGTGCCCGACCTGCATATCTTCGGCAGCGTCGGCCGCAAGCTGGTGACCATGAGCCGCTACCAGATCGAACACGCCGAGCGCCTGCAATTGCCGGTGGCGCGTACCAACCTGATCAGCCGGCAGTTCCAGGCCAAGCCCGCGTTGTTGCTGACCTACCTGCCGTTGAGCGATGGCGGCCAGTTGGCCGTGCTCAATACTCGCCTGGACGGCACGGCCCCGGGGCACAACGCCGTGCTGGAACAGGTGCAGGCGACCGTCAAGCTGGTGGATAAATTCGAAAGCCGTGGCACGCCATGGCTGATGGGTGGGGATTTCAACCTGTTGCCGCTGGGGCAATTCCTGCGCCTGGATGCCGGCAAGCGCGGGCAGTATTCGCCGGACAGCGAGCTGCATCTGCTGTGGGAAAAATACCCGATGATCCCGAGCAACAGCCAATCCAGCGGGATTGACCGGGACCAGTGGCTGACGTATTTCCCGAATGACCCGACAGTAGAGGGGCCGGATCGTACGCTGGACTACCTGTTCTACAGCTCGCGGATCAAAAAGGTGGAGAGCAAGGTGCGCCAGAGCGATACCGTGCGCATCTCCAATCATTTGCCGGTGATTGCGCGGTTCCTGTTGCCTGCCGCGCAGTAA